The stretch of DNA CTGACTGATCATCTCCAGGACGTGCTGGCTGTCGAATTCCCGGTCCATCAGCACGTTATCGACGTGGACGAGCTCTTCAGCCGAATCGAGCAAGTCCTCAACGATCTCCTTGCGTGACTCCCCTTTTCGTACCGGGCGGGCATCAAGGACGAGCGGAACTGCATTGCCGACCAACTGCACCGTCGCCCACTGGTAGGCGTACTCGTCGGTCTTCTCTTTCGTCCCGATGATCTCGTCCTCATGGCCCGTTCTATCTCCCGTGAAGGGATCTGCTTCGGTGATGTCGATCGCGATGATCCCGGCTCGGAAGAACTCCTCCGTCTCCGCGACTTCTTCCAGCAGTTGAGTCACCGCCTGTCGGTACATCTGGCGAATCTGTGCGATCGACAGGTCACGAAGATGCTCTCGGTGGGCATGTCCTAGCGGTGTCCGGTCACGCGTCGACTCGTAGACGAAGCTGCGAGCCCCCTCGTTGGCAGCCAGCCCCTCGCGAAGTCCGAGATACGTTTGTAAGTCCCAGTACGCGTTCTCGTGGATCTCACAGCCCTCGCCACGGTCCAGCGAGAATGCTGGAAAGACAACGCGACTGACGTGATCGCTGATCTTCGCTGCTTCTTCCAAAACAGTCTGGTCGTTCCGATCGGTCTCAACAGACTCGTCGTCATGGTACTGGAGCTTCTGTTCCGGGTCACGGGGAACCGCGACACCTGCGTTCTGGGCTTTGATGAGGATCGTTCGAGCCGCCGTCTCGACTGTCTCACAGAGGTCGGCACTGAAGCGCTTGTTCCAACTCCGCCAGAGTGTGGACTGATCGGGGATGGTATCGAACCCGAGCGAGCGACGGGTTTCTGAGTGCTGCCGGAGATGGTCGACGACCGCTGTTTCGTGGTCCCAGCCGTACACTTCTTTCAGCAGGAATGCCCTGAAGAGCTGTGGCATCTCATATCGAGTTGGACCGGAATATTGGTCGTGAGGATTGAACTCCACGTAGGAAAGTGGATACTGACAGACGAACGCCTCGACCGAGTCGTGAGCGCTGTGTTCGAACCAGATTCCCGAGACGGTCCGGAAATCCTCACTGAGCGCCGTCAGTGAGCTCTGGTCGTACAGTGGAGTCGACTCGTACGCTGGCCAGTCAACGTGCTGACGGCGGGCGATTCGTCGGAAGACACTGCGTTGAGACTCGTAAGTCGCAACCACTGCCGAAAGGTAGCCCAGACACATTCAAGAGTTCGTCTACAAAAACTCGCGACTCTGCGCTCACCATTCGGGAAGGTCCCAGTACCGTCGTTGAGATGGCCGACCCTTGCGGCGCCCGTGCCAACGCCCGGTTCGATGAGATCGAGGGGACGTTTCATCGTACTGGATTCGACGGTTCCGAGCGCGATTCTGGATCGGTCGAGAGCGTTGAGGGGCCGGAGACGAACACCAGCGCGACCGAGATTAGTCCGAGCCCGACAATCAAGACAGCCAGTGACTGATTGCCGGTTTCAAGCAATCCCGACCACCCGAGTGCGCCGTTAAATGCACCATGAGCGAGGACTACGACCGGGACGCTACCGCCAGCACTGTTGAATAGCCACGCGAATATGATTGCGAGCGTTAGGCCCATCACGGCAAACGGAACGAACGAGAACTCCGACTGGGACGTTCCCGGAAGTACGAACAGCGGGAGATGCCACACCACCCACATGACCGCGACGATACCGCTTGCGACAAGCGCGTTATGCCGTTTCTGAAGACGCGCCTGGGCGAACCCGCGCCACCCGGGTTCTTCGAGTCCACCGAGCACGAGGCCGATCAAGATGGCACCAGGAAGGGTGGTGAGTGGGTGGAGTCCAGTGAGTCGAAACTGACCGTCGGAGAGTACCGAGTCAATGGCGACGAGGGTGACGAGACCGACGAGTGGGCCCCCAATCGAGACAACATACCAGACAGGTGAGACACGCCAGCGGAACAAACGGTCTCGGAACCCGTCAAACGAACCGACGAGCAGGGCGACGATCACTCCTGCAACTAGCGGCCCCAATCCGCCGATCAGGAACAGAAGGGTACCGACGGGTCCCATCGGGTCGGGTTGGAGGTACTGCAACCCCCACGCCACCCAAGAAAACGTGTACGCGGTGGCAGCGTACGCGGGGATCGGGTACCGGCGCGCGAACGTCGAAATCCGGGACATGAGTTGTTCACCCAGCGACCGGTGGTCGGAAGTCGCTCGTTCGATGGTCGTGTGCCCACCGGTAGTATCCCCAGACCCCGATTGCGACAGGGCCAGCCACGGCGAGGAGCAAAAGGAACTGGATATCTGCCGATCCCTCGGAAGCATACCGAACGTTAGCCACGATCGGCGCGAAGTTGTACGCACCGTGCAGCAGTCCGACAAATATCACGTTCCGGGTCGTCTCGTAGAGGACTCCAAAGACGAGCCCTGCCACGAGCAACAGAAGGAGATTCACGGGGAGCTGGGAGACATCGAGTCCGGCGACTAAGAGTCGCTGCGGGACGTGCCAGAGGGCAAACAACACTGCGGCGACGACGATCGCGAGGGCTTTCCTGAAGCGGCTCTGTCCACCGCCGAGGAGCGCAATCAGTTTGGTTTGCAGGTAGGCTCGGGCGACCAGTTCCTCGGCGATTCCAACGAAGACCCAGTTGATGAGGGCATATACGATGATCAAGATGGGTGTTAGATCTGAGTAGCTCCACGAGAGCTGGCCCCCGGTTACGACTGCGACCAAGAGGAGAAGCACGTTCAGCACGATGATGATGCCGGCGAACCAGACCGTCCCCGACCGAGCGTGCGGCCACGAGAAGCCGACGCCCCGAGCACGGATGCCTTCCAAGCGGAGGACGCCGTACCCGACACCCAGCATGATCGCCCCGGGAAACACGTTGAGGACGACCCGCCACGGATCGGTCGATGACAACCCGAACACTTGCTGGAGTGTCGGTGTGACGTAGGCGGTCCAGCCAGCGAGGAAGATCGCCATGAACGCGATAAACGCCCCCAGAAGCGTGAGCCCGCCTCGGAACGCGAGAGGTTCGACGTTGTGTGAATCCAGACCAGTGTTTTTCATCAGAAACACCCCCACTAACGTGCTTATTGCTCTCTCGGAGTGCCCGATTCACGGCTCGTCGACTGTGCGTTCGAGTAGAGGTACGCGCCCACGTAGCCGCCGACCGCGCTCAATCCGATGATCCAGGCGAACAGCAGCGGGAACATGACCAACAGGATAATGGCGAGTTCCACGCCTCCGGGAACCCCCAGCGCCGATGGCTGCAAAAGGAAGAGCCCGAAGCCCAGAACGAGCACGAGGAGTATCGGGACAACCGCAATCCCGCCGGAGATGGCACCGGTCTTCGCACCGCGCTTCGGAGGTACCTTCTGTAGATAGCCCGCAATCCCCCCACCGAGCAGTGCGGAGAAGCCCGTGAACGAGAGGACGATCGTTACCACTGCGCCGATGGCTGCATTCTTGAGTTCGCTTCGTTCGACCATGCTAGATGATCGAACTGGCAACAAAATAGAGTGCACTCCCTGTTCCAGTGGGCTGAGAACCACCTTCTGAACTAATATAATTTGGATTTACATATCCATACGTGATGGCCTCGAATCCCGCCTCCAGCCAGTCATCGGGAGCCGCTGAGTCTACGCTCTCTACGACCATTCGGCGAAGCCTCGGTGCTCCTCTCCAGGTACAGACGTACAAGAACCTCCTGTATCTCGCCCTCGCGTTCCCGCTCGGACTCGTGTACTTCGTCAGTCTCGTCTTCGGCGTGGCGCTCGGCGTGGGGTTGCTTATCACGTGGATCGGGCTGCCGATTCTCCTCGTGACGCTCTTTGCTGCGACGGCTGTCGCTGGCTTCGAAGCCGCGCTGGCCAGATATCTCGGTGACGTGAACGCCTCGGTACCGACGTTCCTCGCAGAGTTCGATGTCTCTGACGGACTCGTCTTCCCGGGGAACGGGTTCGTCGACGCTGTCAAACGACTCGTAACGGCCCGGACAACCTGGACGAGTGTCGTCCTCGTCCTCGCGAAGTTCGGGTTCGGACTGCTCTCGTTCGTCGCACTCACCGTCAGTGGTGCGGTTACGGGTGCGTTCCTGGCAGCCCCGTTCATCTACGACGATCCGGACGTGGTCCTCGGGATCAGTGGGATGGTCGTCGACGGCGACTACACCGTTGGGCCGTGGGTCGTCGACACGTTCCCGGAGGCACTCGTGGCTTCCGTCGTCGGTGTCGTGTTCCTGTTTGTCGCGCTCAACCTCCTGAACAGCCTCGCCCGATTCCACGCCCGGTACACCGCCAACCTCCTCCAGGTAGACGACGAGGGGTTGTGAACTATCATGCGTAGTCTACATTCGGTTCGCAAGCGGATTGAGGAGCATCGGGTCCTCGCGTTCTTCGTCGGTGCCTACGCGATCACCTGGGGGATCTGGTTTCCGGTACTGACTGCGATCGATCGAGGGTGGATGGCGTATAACACGACCGCTATCCTCGTGCTCGTCGCCGGGAGTTTCGGACCGCCCATCTCGGCCGCCATCGTGACGTACCTGACTGGCGGGAGCCTGAAGAGCTGGTTCTCACAGGCACTTCGGTGGCGCGTCGCACCGCGCTGGTGGCTCGCCGCACTCGGCCTCCCGCTGGTTCTGTACGCCCTCATGGCAGGGGTCCACCTCCTGCTCGGTGGAGAATTGAACTGGGGCGAGGTCAATCCGCTCGCGTCCATCCCGCTGGCGTATCTGAACATCTTCATCTGGGGCGGGGGCAACGAGGAACTCGGCTGGCGGGGGTTCGCGCTTCCCTACCTGCAAGAGCGATACAGCGCCCTCGTCTCGAGTCTCATCATCGGCGTCGTCTGGGCTGTCTGGCACGCACCTGCTGGTATCATCGAACGCGGCGTCACCGGCTGGGCGGTCGACCTGCCCATCTACGCGGTCATCGTGATCGGCATCTCGATCGTCGCGACCCTGCTGTACAATAGCACCAGGGGCAGCGTCCTGCTCACGATGGTGTTCCACGCCGGCGTGAACGCAGGACAGGGACTCTACCCCGTCGAGGGGATATTCACGCCGACCGGCGAACTCGCCCGCTTCGTGGCGTGGGCGGTCCTCGTCGGCGTGCTCTTGCTGGCGTTCGGCTGGCGGAGCCTCGCTCGTGGTGACGTCGCCGGCGCCGCACAGGCGGGGGCACGTCATGTCCCGGATGGCGACGAAGCGAGACGCCCACACCTGACGGACTAACACCATGACACTATATTCCACCTCCCGATCCGCCGACGGGGAATCGTCGATCGAGTTCGAGCGACGGTTGGGACCACCGGCGCTGTTGCTCGG from Halobellus litoreus encodes:
- a CDS encoding sensor domain-containing protein — translated: MASNPASSQSSGAAESTLSTTIRRSLGAPLQVQTYKNLLYLALAFPLGLVYFVSLVFGVALGVGLLITWIGLPILLVTLFAATAVAGFEAALARYLGDVNASVPTFLAEFDVSDGLVFPGNGFVDAVKRLVTARTTWTSVVLVLAKFGFGLLSFVALTVSGAVTGAFLAAPFIYDDPDVVLGISGMVVDGDYTVGPWVVDTFPEALVASVVGVVFLFVALNLLNSLARFHARYTANLLQVDDEGL
- a CDS encoding transposase is translated as MCLGYLSAVVATYESQRSVFRRIARRQHVDWPAYESTPLYDQSSLTALSEDFRTVSGIWFEHSAHDSVEAFVCQYPLSYVEFNPHDQYSGPTRYEMPQLFRAFLLKEVYGWDHETAVVDHLRQHSETRRSLGFDTIPDQSTLWRSWNKRFSADLCETVETAARTILIKAQNAGVAVPRDPEQKLQYHDDESVETDRNDQTVLEEAAKISDHVSRVVFPAFSLDRGEGCEIHENAYWDLQTYLGLREGLAANEGARSFVYESTRDRTPLGHAHREHLRDLSIAQIRQMYRQAVTQLLEEVAETEEFFRAGIIAIDITEADPFTGDRTGHEDEIIGTKEKTDEYAYQWATVQLVGNAVPLVLDARPVRKGESRKEIVEDLLDSAEELVHVDNVLMDREFDSQHVLEMISQRGLSYVVPKRMQTSEKAQAKRLLRRDQNRYETDRKLHLGKNEWHETTLIYRRKENSEHDDHRQYSVFMTNRGSGHLTEYGYRWEIESGYRSIKRFMAATTSKDFALRFFYFVFACLLYSIWRAVDLLVQVALTDEYEHSPIVTADNTLTLLKKETGIG
- a CDS encoding DUF5518 domain-containing protein, whose product is MVERSELKNAAIGAVVTIVLSFTGFSALLGGGIAGYLQKVPPKRGAKTGAISGGIAVVPILLVLVLGFGLFLLQPSALGVPGGVELAIILLVMFPLLFAWIIGLSAVGGYVGAYLYSNAQSTSRESGTPREQ
- a CDS encoding CPBP family intramembrane glutamic endopeptidase — translated: MRSLHSVRKRIEEHRVLAFFVGAYAITWGIWFPVLTAIDRGWMAYNTTAILVLVAGSFGPPISAAIVTYLTGGSLKSWFSQALRWRVAPRWWLAALGLPLVLYALMAGVHLLLGGELNWGEVNPLASIPLAYLNIFIWGGGNEELGWRGFALPYLQERYSALVSSLIIGVVWAVWHAPAGIIERGVTGWAVDLPIYAVIVIGISIVATLLYNSTRGSVLLTMVFHAGVNAGQGLYPVEGIFTPTGELARFVAWAVLVGVLLLAFGWRSLARGDVAGAAQAGARHVPDGDEARRPHLTD
- a CDS encoding CPBP family intramembrane glutamic endopeptidase, which gives rise to MAIFLAGWTAYVTPTLQQVFGLSSTDPWRVVLNVFPGAIMLGVGYGVLRLEGIRARGVGFSWPHARSGTVWFAGIIIVLNVLLLLVAVVTGGQLSWSYSDLTPILIIVYALINWVFVGIAEELVARAYLQTKLIALLGGGQSRFRKALAIVVAAVLFALWHVPQRLLVAGLDVSQLPVNLLLLLVAGLVFGVLYETTRNVIFVGLLHGAYNFAPIVANVRYASEGSADIQFLLLLAVAGPVAIGVWGYYRWAHDHRTSDFRPPVAG
- a CDS encoding CPBP family intramembrane glutamic endopeptidase — encoded protein: MSRISTFARRYPIPAYAATAYTFSWVAWGLQYLQPDPMGPVGTLLFLIGGLGPLVAGVIVALLVGSFDGFRDRLFRWRVSPVWYVVSIGGPLVGLVTLVAIDSVLSDGQFRLTGLHPLTTLPGAILIGLVLGGLEEPGWRGFAQARLQKRHNALVASGIVAVMWVVWHLPLFVLPGTSQSEFSFVPFAVMGLTLAIIFAWLFNSAGGSVPVVVLAHGAFNGALGWSGLLETGNQSLAVLIVGLGLISVALVFVSGPSTLSTDPESRSEPSNPVR